One Alligator mississippiensis isolate rAllMis1 chromosome 1, rAllMis1, whole genome shotgun sequence genomic window carries:
- the LOC102563922 gene encoding olfactory receptor 51L1: MSSFNISSIDLPTFFLTGFPGLEAAHHWISIIFCFIYLIAFLGNGIILVVIKMDPNLQGPMYVLLFMLATTDLGLSVSTLPTVLCLFWFNIREITFNACLSQLFFIHTFSFMESSVLLAMALDRYLAICNPLGYTRVLTNSVIAKLGLAMLVRSVGVVFPTPLLLRRYRYCRTNVLSHSFCLHQDVLKLACSDARVNSIYGLCVVLSTLAIDSMLILLSYIKIIKTILGIASKHERLKAFNTCASHICVVLIFFIPVIGVSMIHRFGKQASPILHILMANVYLLLPPVLNPLVYSVKTQQIRQGILRVFRKKRFNGFQ, from the coding sequence ATGTCCTCTTTTAACATAAGCAGCATTGACCTGCCCACCTTCTTCCTAACAGGCTTcccagggctggaggctgctCACCACTGGATCTCCATCATTTTCTGTTTCATATACCTCATTGCATTCTTGGGCAATGGCATCATCCTAGTTGTGATCAAAATGGACCCAAACCTCCAGGGTCCCATGTATGTCTTACTCTTTATGCTGGCCACCACTGACCTGGGTTTATCTGTCTCCACCCTGCCAACGGTGCTGTGCCTCTTCTGGTTCAACATCCGGGAAATCACCTTTAATGCCTGCCTCTCTCAACTGTTCTTCATCCACACGTTCTCCTTCATGGAGTCCTCGGTGCTCCTGGCCATGGCTTTGGATCGGTACTTGGCCATCTGCAACCCTCTAGGGTACACACGGGTCCTAACAAATTCAGTCATAGCAAagctgggcctggccatgcttgTGAGGAGTGTCGGTGTTGTGTTCCCAACACCCCTGCTTCTGAGGAGGTACAGATACTGCAGGACCAATGTGCTTTCCCACTCATTCTGTTTGCATCAGGATGTCTTGAAGTTGGCCTGTTCGGATGCAAGAGTCAACAGCATCTACGGCTTATGTGTTGTGCTCTCCACGCTGGCAATCGACTCCATGCTCATCCTCCTCTCTTACATCAAGATCATTAAGACCATTCTGGGCATTGCCTCCAAACACGAGCGCCTCAAGGCTTTCAACACATGTGCCTCCCACATCTGCGTGGTCCTGATCTTCTTCATTCCAGTGATTGGTGTCTCCATGATCCACAGGTTTGGGAAGCAAGCATCTCCCATCCTTCACATCCTCATGGCCAATGtctacctgctcctcccccccgTGCTGAACCCGCTCGTGTACAGTGTGAAAACCCAACAGATCCGACAGGGAATTCTCCGCGTGTTCAGGAAGAAAAGATTTAATGGCTTTCAGTAG